The following proteins come from a genomic window of Nicotiana tomentosiformis chromosome 12, ASM39032v3, whole genome shotgun sequence:
- the LOC138902306 gene encoding uncharacterized protein, translating into MVKIRVEVNLLKPLPESVFIGQEYEDSPLDGYTQKLKYEGIHEYCKHCRKLGHNVIECRALEKKIATNVEEVQDKIKEHPTKNKVAGKEQDHNSNIEKDATENRKNQELLEGEQLLNTKTQSLNAEKMKQMTDRKMKQMTDRPLLQQNFDAETRRKKKKNKKAKKMPKKKSSVKFKPAIRDKITKKHYQVKLSSVSQQLATSMIEGNQQEDTLNPDRAAEGEPTVTTNQHQETGEIRVDVTVKEKKSNDKESSDQQKSKGDNCENIAITEATTEDVQFISLPSEIKNQ; encoded by the coding sequence ATGGTCAAGATTAGGGTGGAGGTTAATCTTCTTAAACCTTTGCCGGAAAGTGTATTCATAGGCCAAGAATATGAGGACTCACCACTAGATGGTTACACTCAAAAATTGAAATATGAGGGCATACATGAGTATTGTAAGCATTGTAGGAAACTGGGGCACAACGTGATTGAATGCAGGGCCTTAGAGAAGAAGATTGCAACTAATGTCGAGGAGGTACAAGACAAAATCAAGGAGCATCCAACTAAGAACAAAGTAGCAGGTAAAGAACAAGATCACAACAGTAATATAGAGAAAGATGCGACAGAAAATAGGAAGAATCAGGAATTATTAGAGGGAGAACAACTTCTGAATACAAAAACTCAAAGTCTCAATGCTGAAAAGATGAAACAGATGACTGACAGGAAGATGAAACAGATGACTGACAGGCCTTTGTTACAACAGAATTTTGATGCAGAAAcaagaaggaagaagaaaaagaataagaaagcaaagaaaatgccaaaaaagaaaaGTAGTGTCAAATTCAAACCTGCTATCCGAGATAAGATCACTAAGAAGCACTATCAAGTTAAGCTCTCATCAGTTTCACAACAATTAGCAACCTCGATGATTGAAGGTAATCAACAGGAGGATACGCTTAATCCAGATCGAGCAGCAGAAGGTGAGCCTACAGTTACTACTAATCAACATCAGGAAACAGGAGAAATCAGAGTAGATGTTACAGTGAAGGAGAAAAAGAGCAATGATAAAGAAAGTAGTGACCAACAAAAATCGAAAGGAGACAATTGTGAAAATATTGCAATCACAGAGGCTACAACTGAGGATGTCCAGTTCATTAGCTTACCCTCGGAGATCAAAAACCAATAA
- the LOC138902307 gene encoding uncharacterized protein, translated as MSKIDGYKRFLRFQHCQTNVTGKIWCFWNYLNHTEVLTINEQQITLKMKDNVADTGIFITTVYAKCTISERRDLWNSIHSMNNTIDGPWCIGGDFNIIMDPAEKLGGNPHRAYRSLDFISTMESCGLIDIGFTGLRYTWCNNRMPSKRIWKRLDRIMINDQWAQLFQNNMVKILVRNSSDHKPLLLKCQNDQQYHIKYFRFLNFWTTQPGFLDMIQEIWNTNIVGNAMWRLQSKLKLLSKHLSQWSKDNIGDIHEQVSSWAAKVQILEEIDMQNNNEQGREDLNRGYAEYTSILRDRRRRLQLHRIKNHRDRWIQGDETIAKADVKHFKSFFNLDQQPTVSNDILNCIPNLITEDDNKMLIMMPMEEEIKESVFSMSIDSSVGPDGLNGKAFSSYVGYHQARHH; from the exons ATGAGTAAGATAGATGGGTACAAAAGGTTCTTAAGATTTCAACACTGTCAGACTAATGTCACCGGTAAGATCTGGTGCTTCTGGAACTACCTGAATCACACTGAGGTATTGACCATCAATGAACAAcaaattactctcaaaatgaaAGATAATGTTGCAGATACAGGAATTTTTATCACAACAGTATATGCCAAATGTACTATTAGTGAAAGAAGGGATTTGTGGAATAGCATTCATAGCATGAACAACACTATTGATGGCCCATGGTGTATTGGTGGTGACTTCAACATTATCATGGATCCGGCTGAAAAACTAGGGGGTAATCCCCACAGGGCATACAGAAGTTTGGATTTTATTAGCACTATGGAATCCTGTGGCTTAATAGACATTGGCTTCACTGGCCTAAGATACACTTGGTGTAACAACAGAATGCCTAGCAAAAGAATTTGGAAGAGACTGGATAGAATAATGATCAATGATCAATGGGCTCAACTCTTTCAAAATAATATGGTGAAAATTTTGGTAAGGAATAGTTCTGATCACAAACCTCTACTACTTAAGTGTCAGAATGATCAACAATATCACATCAAATACTTCAGATTCCTCAATTTCTGGACGACCCAACCAGGTTTTCTGGATATGATTCAGGAGATATGGAACACAAATATTGTAGGTAATGCTATGTGGAGGCTTCAAAGTAAGCTGAAACTTCTTAGTAAGCACCTCAGTCAATGGTCAAAGGATAACATTGGGGACATTCACGAACAAGTAAGCTCCTGGGCAGCTAAAGTGCAAATTCTGGAAGAGATTGATATGCAAAACAACAATGAGCAAGGAAGGGAAGATCTAAACAGAGGTTATGCTGAATATACTAG TATCCTGAGAGACAGGAGAAGAAGACTTCAACTACATAGAATTAAGAATCACCGAGATAGATGGATACAAGGTGATGAAACAATTGCTAAGGCTGATGTCAAGCACTTTAAAAGTTTCTTCAATCTAGACCAGCAGCCTACTGTGAGCAATGATATCCTTAATTGCATCCCTAACCTTATTACAGAAGATGATAATAAGATGCTTATTATGATGCCTATGGAAGAGGAAATCAAAGAGTCTGTATTCAGTATGAGTATTGATAGCTCTGTTGGACCTGATGGCTTAAATGGGAAAGCTTTTTCAAGCTACGTGGGATATCATCAAGCACGACATCATTGA